One window of Mustelus asterias unplaced genomic scaffold, sMusAst1.hap1.1 HAP1_SCAFFOLD_3682, whole genome shotgun sequence genomic DNA carries:
- the LOC144490723 gene encoding uncharacterized protein LOC144490723 produces the protein MEKSWTHGDCGMGLIFPFELGNDQCSQTGERPFTLSTCGDGFTQLSTLSTHRQVHTGERPFRCSMCGKEFADSCDLLAHEQVHTEGSTFTRPVRGNGFTQLTEHQHVHSDQRLFKCSDCEKSFKSKKYLQIHQRLHTGERLFICSECGKRFVQSSQLLIHQRSHTGVRPFTCCVCGKGFTQPHHLRIHQRVHTGERPFICSECGKGFTQSSHLVTHQQVHTGNRPFICCECGKGFTHSYQLLLHQRIHTGERPFTCSVCAKGFIQSSDLLVHQRVHTGERPFTCSVCGKRFSQSSQLLKHQQVHTGERPFTCSDCGKRFTQSSHLLRHQRVHTGEKPFTCSVCGKGFNQSSHLVTHQRVHK, from the coding sequence ATGGAGAAATCATGGacacatggtgattgtgggatggGATTAATTTTCCCATTTGAACTGGGAAACGATCAATGCAGtcagactggggagagaccgttcaccctCTCCACGTGTGGAgatggatttactcagttatccactCTGTCGACACACCGACAAGTTcataccggggagaggccgtttagatgctccatgtgtgggaaagaATTTGCTGACTCATGTGACCTGCTGGCGCATGAGCAAGTTCACACCGAGGGGAGCACATTCACCAGGCCTGTGCGGGGGAACGGATTCACCCAGCTCACTGAGCATCAACATGTACACAGTGATCAACgactttttaaatgttctgactgtgagaagagctttaaaagcaaaAAATATCTGCAAATACACcaacgacttcacactggggagagactgttcatctgctccgagtgtgggaagagatttgttcAGTCATCTCAGTTGCTAATACACCAGCGAAGTCACACTGgggtgaggccattcacctgctgtgtgtgtggaaagggattcactcaacccCACCACCTTCGgatacaccagagagttcacactggggagaggccgttcatctgctctgagtgtggaaagggattcactcagtcatcccaccttgtgacacaccagcaggttcacactgggaacagaccattcatctgctgtgagtgtgggaagggattcactcactcatatCAGCTTCTgttgcaccagcgaattcacactggggagaggccgttcacctgctccgtgtgtgctaagggattcattcagtcatcagaTCTACtggtgcaccagcgagttcatactggagagagaccattcacctgctccgtatgtgggaaaAGATTCTCTCAGTCATCGCAACtcctgaaacaccagcaagttcacactggggagagaccattcacctgctctgactgtgggaagagattcactcagtcatcccatctgctgaggcaccagcgagttcacaccggggagaaaccgttcacctgctctgtgtgtgggaagggattcaatcagtcatcacaccttgtgacacaccagcgagttcacaaatga